From the genome of Vicia villosa cultivar HV-30 ecotype Madison, WI linkage group LG2, Vvil1.0, whole genome shotgun sequence, one region includes:
- the LOC131654022 gene encoding aspartic proteinase CDR1-like isoform X2 — MRLQDQPLGHLRWGDSDLNNFLRMVFYHLLLWLDFLWLLQYLHLCQRVISHGVTNGFRVELIHRDSSKSPFYNPTQTKFQRSFNALYRSINRANYFYKVLFSTKNKLESYMPYDNVEGEYLISYSIGTPPFKVYGILDTGSNLIWLQCEPCNTCYNQTSLIFNPSKSSSYKNISCSSRTCKSMEDTSCSYDGDVCQYTLDYGHGINTHGDLSVETLALDSTTGSFVSFPKIVIGCGHNNGDPMNNGPNSGVIGFGSGNTSIIKQLGSSIGGRFSYCLIDQYNSKSIRSSKLNFGDEAIVTGDNVVSTPIVKMIGNRQKDYYYLTVKAFSVGNKRIEYRGFKREGTNASTHEIIIDSGTTVSILPYHFYYRMESAVKKVVKLERFQVHADPSSLCYNTTFKQYSFPPITVHFKGADVKLDSKGSFYSLYEGVECFAFQPYKNGLGIFGNLAQVNYLVGYDLNKNIVSFKPTDCASH, encoded by the exons ATGCGGTTACAGGACCAACCACTTGGTCATTTACGTTG GGGTGATTCTGACTTGAACAATTTTTTGAGGATGGTGTTCTATCATCTTCTTTTATGGTTGGACTTCTTATGGCTTCTCCAATATTTGCATCTCTGTCAAAGAG TTATTTCTCATGGAGTAACTAATGGTTTTCGAGTTGAACTCATTCACCGTGATTCTTCAAAATCACCATTTTACAATCCCACACAAACTAAATTTCAAAGAAGTTTCAATGCTTTGTATCGATCTATCAACCGCGCCAATTATTTCTACAAGGTACTTTTTTCTACTAAAAACAAACTTGAGTCATATATGCCTTATGATAACGTTGAAGGTGAATATCTCATTAGTTATTCGATTGGTACCCCACCATTTAAAGTTTATGGGATTTTAGATACAGGTAGTAACTTAATCTGGCTTCAATGCGAACCTTGTAATACATGTTACAACCAAACCTCTCTCATTTTTAATCCGTCAAAATCTTCTAGTTACAAAAATATTTCATGCTCATCTAGAACATGTAAATCTATGGAAGATACTTCTTGTTCTTATGATGGAGATGTTTGCCAATATACATTAGATTATGGTCACGGAATCAATACACATGGAGATCTTAGTGTAGAGACTCTTGCATTGGATTCTACCACCGGTTCTTTTGTCTCATTTCCTAAAATTGTTATAGGATGTGGACACAATAATGGTGACCCAATGAATAATGGTCCAAATTCAGGTGTAATTGGTTTTGGAAGTGGAAATACCTCAATTATAAAACAATTAGGATCTTCAATTGGGGGAAGATTCTCGTATTGTTTAATTGATCAATATAATAGCAAGTCTATTAGATCTAGCAAACTCAATTTTGGAGATGAAGCTATTGTTACCGGTGATAACGTTGTTTCAACTCCTATAGTAAAAATGATAGGAAACCGTCAAAAAGACTATTACTACCTAACTGTGAAAGCATTTAGTGTGGGAAATAAAAGAATAGAGTATAGAGGGTTTAAACGTGAAGGAACAAATGCTTCTACGCATGAAATCATAATTGACTCTGGTACAACTGTATCTATTCTTCCATATCATTTTTACTATAGGATGGAATCAGCTGTTAAAAAAGTTGTTAAACTAGAGCGTTTTCAAGTTCATGCAGATCCATCCAGCCTTTGTTAcaataccacattcaaacaataCAGCTTTCCACCAATTACAGTACATTTTAAGGGTGCAGATGTTAAGTTAGATTCGAAGGGCTCATTTTATTCTCTATACGAGGGGGTTGAATGCTTTGCATTTCAGCCGTATAAAAATGGATTAGGCATCTTTGGGAACTTGGCACAAGTGAACTATTTGGTTGGTTATGACCTCAACAAAAACATTGTCTCTTTCAAGCCTACTGATTGTGCCAGCCATTGA
- the LOC131654022 gene encoding aspartic proteinase CDR1-like isoform X1 — MLPHKLYQLHIHYSLHFLLYIASLVLLFFIYLHSPSYINQCNNINLDEQVFFQISRTMSSFSPFTFFFICFFGLIVISHGVTNGFRVELIHRDSSKSPFYNPTQTKFQRSFNALYRSINRANYFYKVLFSTKNKLESYMPYDNVEGEYLISYSIGTPPFKVYGILDTGSNLIWLQCEPCNTCYNQTSLIFNPSKSSSYKNISCSSRTCKSMEDTSCSYDGDVCQYTLDYGHGINTHGDLSVETLALDSTTGSFVSFPKIVIGCGHNNGDPMNNGPNSGVIGFGSGNTSIIKQLGSSIGGRFSYCLIDQYNSKSIRSSKLNFGDEAIVTGDNVVSTPIVKMIGNRQKDYYYLTVKAFSVGNKRIEYRGFKREGTNASTHEIIIDSGTTVSILPYHFYYRMESAVKKVVKLERFQVHADPSSLCYNTTFKQYSFPPITVHFKGADVKLDSKGSFYSLYEGVECFAFQPYKNGLGIFGNLAQVNYLVGYDLNKNIVSFKPTDCASH, encoded by the coding sequence ATGTTGCCACATAAACTCTACCAACTACACATTCACTACTCCCTTCATTTTCTATTATATATAgcttctcttgttcttctttttttcaTCTATCTACACTCTCCATCTTATATAAATCAGTGTAACAATATAAACTTGGATGAACAAGTTTTCTTTCAAATATCTAGAACAATGTCAAGTTTTTCACCTTTTACCTtttttttcatttgcttttttgGTTTAATAGTTATTTCTCATGGAGTAACTAATGGTTTTCGAGTTGAACTCATTCACCGTGATTCTTCAAAATCACCATTTTACAATCCCACACAAACTAAATTTCAAAGAAGTTTCAATGCTTTGTATCGATCTATCAACCGCGCCAATTATTTCTACAAGGTACTTTTTTCTACTAAAAACAAACTTGAGTCATATATGCCTTATGATAACGTTGAAGGTGAATATCTCATTAGTTATTCGATTGGTACCCCACCATTTAAAGTTTATGGGATTTTAGATACAGGTAGTAACTTAATCTGGCTTCAATGCGAACCTTGTAATACATGTTACAACCAAACCTCTCTCATTTTTAATCCGTCAAAATCTTCTAGTTACAAAAATATTTCATGCTCATCTAGAACATGTAAATCTATGGAAGATACTTCTTGTTCTTATGATGGAGATGTTTGCCAATATACATTAGATTATGGTCACGGAATCAATACACATGGAGATCTTAGTGTAGAGACTCTTGCATTGGATTCTACCACCGGTTCTTTTGTCTCATTTCCTAAAATTGTTATAGGATGTGGACACAATAATGGTGACCCAATGAATAATGGTCCAAATTCAGGTGTAATTGGTTTTGGAAGTGGAAATACCTCAATTATAAAACAATTAGGATCTTCAATTGGGGGAAGATTCTCGTATTGTTTAATTGATCAATATAATAGCAAGTCTATTAGATCTAGCAAACTCAATTTTGGAGATGAAGCTATTGTTACCGGTGATAACGTTGTTTCAACTCCTATAGTAAAAATGATAGGAAACCGTCAAAAAGACTATTACTACCTAACTGTGAAAGCATTTAGTGTGGGAAATAAAAGAATAGAGTATAGAGGGTTTAAACGTGAAGGAACAAATGCTTCTACGCATGAAATCATAATTGACTCTGGTACAACTGTATCTATTCTTCCATATCATTTTTACTATAGGATGGAATCAGCTGTTAAAAAAGTTGTTAAACTAGAGCGTTTTCAAGTTCATGCAGATCCATCCAGCCTTTGTTAcaataccacattcaaacaataCAGCTTTCCACCAATTACAGTACATTTTAAGGGTGCAGATGTTAAGTTAGATTCGAAGGGCTCATTTTATTCTCTATACGAGGGGGTTGAATGCTTTGCATTTCAGCCGTATAAAAATGGATTAGGCATCTTTGGGAACTTGGCACAAGTGAACTATTTGGTTGGTTATGACCTCAACAAAAACATTGTCTCTTTCAAGCCTACTGATTGTGCCAGCCATTGA